A genomic region of Sulfuricurvum sp. IAE1 contains the following coding sequences:
- the gyrB gene encoding DNA topoisomerase (ATP-hydrolyzing) subunit B — MEHNYGAGNIKVLKGLEAVRKRPGMYIGDTGHRGLHHLIYEVVDNSIDEAMAGHCDTISVTLTKNGTAIVSDNGRGIPTDMHPTEGISAATVVLTVLHAGGKFDKDTYKVSGGLHGVGVSVVNALSSDLKMTIHRDGQIHEQNFKCGIPQEPLAVTGTTRKRGTTIEFAPDPSIFTETVIFDYDYLAKRFRELAYLNPRITIVFKDERNGAENTYHYEGGISQFVSDVNKKEVVATPFAFSERIEDIEMDIALMYNDSYDEKTFTFVNNINTPNGGTHEAGFRAGLTRVISNYNKQNGNAKEKDVNLSGEDVAEGLICVVSVRVPEPQFEGQTKGKLGNTYVRPLVQKVTYEKLTKYFEENPIQAKAIVQKALMAARGREAAKKARELTRRKDAMTVGTLPGKLADCQSKDPSISELYLVEGDSAGGSAKQGRDRVFQAILPLKGKILNVEKARLDKILKSEEITNMITALGCGIGEEFNEEKLRYHKIIIMTDADVDGSHIQTLLLTFFFRYLPKIVENGYLYLAQPPLYRYQKGKKEIYFKDDRVMNAFLIENGIPALEVENIGTNDLISFFKMVDHYRSTLDALERRYALVDLIRHFIENPDIIGLGMNEMYGKVEAFLSAQGNNILSKSVNDEQMHLFVQTNGGLEELIINDELFASPYFAEATYVYRKIQDWNLPLEGDLLEMLNQITDYAKKGSYIQRYKGLGEMNPEQLWETTMTPENRVLLRITIEDAESASEAFNLFMGDDVEPRRNYIETHAKDVKHLDI, encoded by the coding sequence ATGGAACACAACTACGGTGCCGGCAACATTAAAGTCCTCAAGGGGCTTGAAGCAGTTCGAAAACGACCCGGTATGTACATCGGTGACACGGGCCACCGGGGACTCCATCACCTCATTTACGAAGTTGTCGACAACTCGATCGACGAAGCGATGGCGGGCCATTGTGACACGATTTCGGTCACCCTCACCAAAAACGGCACGGCGATCGTAAGCGATAACGGCCGGGGTATTCCGACCGATATGCACCCGACTGAGGGAATTTCGGCGGCTACCGTCGTTTTGACCGTTCTGCACGCGGGGGGAAAATTCGACAAAGACACCTATAAAGTCTCCGGCGGTCTGCACGGGGTCGGGGTTTCGGTCGTTAACGCCCTCTCGTCTGACCTGAAAATGACGATTCACCGTGACGGGCAGATCCATGAACAGAATTTCAAATGCGGTATCCCCCAGGAACCGCTGGCCGTTACGGGAACAACCCGCAAACGGGGAACGACGATCGAATTTGCTCCCGATCCGTCGATCTTTACCGAAACGGTCATTTTCGATTACGACTACCTCGCCAAACGTTTCCGTGAGCTGGCTTACCTGAACCCGCGCATCACGATCGTTTTCAAAGACGAGCGCAACGGTGCTGAGAATACCTACCATTACGAAGGTGGGATCAGCCAGTTTGTCTCCGACGTCAACAAAAAAGAGGTGGTCGCGACCCCGTTTGCGTTCAGCGAACGGATCGAGGACATCGAGATGGATATCGCCCTGATGTACAATGACAGCTACGACGAAAAAACGTTTACGTTCGTCAATAACATCAACACTCCCAACGGCGGTACCCATGAAGCCGGTTTCCGCGCGGGATTGACGCGTGTCATCTCCAACTACAACAAACAAAACGGTAACGCCAAGGAAAAAGATGTCAACCTCAGCGGCGAGGACGTTGCCGAAGGGCTCATCTGCGTCGTCTCCGTCCGGGTTCCCGAACCGCAGTTCGAAGGGCAGACCAAGGGAAAACTCGGAAACACCTATGTCCGTCCCCTCGTGCAGAAAGTAACGTACGAAAAACTGACCAAATATTTTGAAGAGAACCCTATCCAGGCCAAGGCGATCGTCCAAAAGGCATTGATGGCGGCACGCGGACGTGAAGCGGCGAAAAAAGCGCGTGAACTCACCCGCCGTAAAGACGCGATGACCGTCGGAACCCTTCCCGGCAAACTCGCCGACTGTCAGAGCAAAGACCCCAGCATCAGCGAACTCTACCTCGTCGAGGGCGACTCTGCGGGCGGTTCGGCCAAACAGGGTCGCGATCGCGTCTTCCAGGCGATTTTGCCGTTGAAGGGTAAAATCCTCAACGTTGAAAAAGCGCGCCTGGACAAGATCCTTAAATCCGAAGAGATCACCAACATGATCACGGCGCTCGGATGCGGGATCGGTGAAGAGTTCAACGAAGAGAAACTCCGCTACCACAAAATCATCATCATGACCGACGCCGACGTCGACGGAAGCCATATCCAGACGCTGCTGCTGACGTTTTTCTTCCGTTATCTCCCCAAAATCGTCGAAAACGGCTACCTCTATCTGGCCCAGCCGCCGCTCTACCGCTACCAGAAAGGGAAAAAAGAGATCTACTTCAAAGACGATCGTGTTATGAACGCGTTTTTGATCGAGAACGGAATTCCCGCGCTGGAAGTCGAAAACATCGGCACCAACGATCTGATCAGCTTTTTCAAAATGGTCGATCATTACCGCAGTACCCTCGATGCCCTTGAACGCCGCTACGCGCTGGTCGATCTGATCCGTCATTTCATCGAAAATCCCGACATTATCGGGTTGGGAATGAACGAAATGTACGGGAAGGTCGAAGCGTTCCTGAGCGCTCAGGGAAATAACATTCTCAGTAAAAGCGTCAACGACGAGCAGATGCACCTGTTCGTCCAGACCAACGGCGGTCTGGAGGAGCTGATTATCAACGACGAACTCTTCGCATCCCCTTATTTTGCGGAAGCGACGTACGTTTACCGCAAAATTCAGGACTGGAACCTGCCGCTGGAGGGCGATCTGCTCGAAATGCTCAACCAGATCACCGATTACGCGAAAAAAGGCTCCTACATCCAGCGCTACAAAGGTCTTGGGGAGATGAATCCCGAGCAGCTATGGGAAACGACCATGACGCCGGAGAACCGCGTACTGCTGCGGATCACCATCGAGGATGCCGAATCGGCGAGTGAAGCGTTCAACCTTTTCATGGGAGATGATGTCGAACCGCGCCGGAACTACATCGAAACCCACGCCAAAGACGTTAAACACCTGGATATCTGA
- a CDS encoding lysophospholipid acyltransferase family protein has product MLRKTHPRLFENPGIVTKSLIGVLRLLLHEKSINRFMVKHDDKKGIEFIGAVLEHLNVSYKTVHRQIENIPSMGKVVIVANHPLGALDALCLIQMVCSVRQDKKVKIVANKMLGAIPQLKEFLIGVDNINDKLSKYALRQIDQALQAEEAVIFFPSGEVSRAGLFGIKEKEWKGGFVKFSKRNAAPILPVFIKARNTPLFYAASWIYKPLGALLLSHEMFAARNRVFEFVIGEVVSHKALNDLHVSEKRHARLFRKHLLRLSKGKKGIYPTESSIAHPVSRQEIRSELRCGELLGMTSDGKQIVLIEQENAPNIINEIGRLREYSFRKVGEGSGKARDVDEFDRYYHHLVLWDDEALEIAGAYRIGECGWILSWLGKEGLYMNELCEIDDAMDPILDDAIELGRSFVQPKYWGSRALDYLWQGIGAYLSHNPQIKYMYGPVSISGSFPKHAQEALVYFYTLYFGSFHNRVRARSPYRLSDYVRQEFADFFVGNDYAEDFKRLKDYLKSFDVSVPTLYKQYSELCEEGGVEFMDFGIDTDFNNCIDGYILVDVSKIKEAKRQRYIRGGE; this is encoded by the coding sequence ATGTTACGAAAAACGCACCCGCGTTTGTTTGAAAATCCTGGAATCGTCACCAAAAGTTTGATCGGAGTTTTACGTTTGCTCCTGCATGAAAAATCGATCAACCGGTTTATGGTCAAACACGACGATAAAAAAGGGATCGAGTTTATCGGGGCGGTTTTGGAACATTTGAACGTTTCGTACAAAACGGTCCATCGGCAAATCGAAAATATCCCTTCAATGGGAAAAGTGGTGATTGTCGCCAATCACCCTCTGGGAGCATTGGACGCGTTGTGCCTGATCCAAATGGTATGCTCGGTTCGGCAGGATAAAAAAGTCAAAATTGTCGCCAATAAAATGCTGGGAGCGATTCCGCAGCTCAAGGAGTTCTTGATCGGGGTGGACAACATCAACGATAAACTTTCGAAATATGCGCTTCGCCAGATCGATCAGGCGCTTCAGGCTGAGGAAGCGGTAATTTTTTTCCCTTCGGGCGAAGTGTCGCGCGCCGGTTTGTTCGGTATCAAAGAGAAGGAATGGAAAGGTGGATTTGTTAAATTTTCCAAACGTAATGCCGCACCGATTCTCCCCGTTTTTATCAAGGCCCGAAATACTCCGCTGTTTTATGCCGCATCGTGGATCTACAAACCGTTGGGCGCATTGCTGTTGAGCCATGAAATGTTTGCGGCGCGAAACCGCGTTTTTGAATTTGTGATCGGGGAAGTCGTCAGCCATAAGGCATTGAACGACTTGCACGTCAGCGAGAAACGGCATGCCCGTTTGTTCCGTAAACATCTCCTGCGTCTTTCAAAAGGGAAAAAAGGGATCTACCCGACCGAGTCGTCGATTGCCCATCCCGTATCGCGGCAGGAGATTCGCAGCGAACTCCGATGCGGGGAGCTGCTGGGGATGACCAGCGACGGAAAACAGATTGTTCTGATCGAGCAGGAAAATGCTCCCAATATCATCAACGAAATCGGGCGGCTTCGCGAATACTCATTCCGAAAAGTGGGCGAAGGGAGCGGAAAAGCGCGTGATGTGGATGAGTTTGACCGCTATTACCATCATCTTGTCTTGTGGGATGACGAGGCACTTGAGATTGCAGGTGCCTATCGGATCGGTGAATGCGGCTGGATCCTTTCATGGCTCGGGAAAGAGGGATTGTACATGAACGAACTGTGTGAGATAGACGATGCTATGGATCCGATCCTCGACGACGCCATCGAACTGGGACGCAGCTTTGTCCAGCCCAAATACTGGGGCAGCCGTGCACTCGATTATCTTTGGCAAGGGATAGGAGCGTATCTGAGTCACAACCCGCAGATCAAATACATGTACGGACCGGTGAGCATTTCGGGGAGTTTTCCCAAACATGCCCAGGAAGCTCTCGTTTATTTTTACACCCTCTATTTCGGTTCGTTTCATAATCGCGTCCGGGCCCGTTCCCCTTACCGCCTCTCGGATTATGTCCGTCAGGAGTTTGCCGATTTCTTCGTCGGTAACGATTATGCGGAAGATTTCAAACGGCTCAAGGATTATCTCAAGTCGTTCGATGTGTCGGTTCCGACCCTTTACAAACAATACAGCGAATTGTGCGAGGAAGGGGGTGTGGAATTTATGGATTTCGGGATCGATACCGATTTCAACAACTGCATCGACGGGTATATCCTCGTCGATGTTTCAAAGATCAAAGAGGCAAAGCGTCAGCGTTACATCAGAGGGGGGGAGTAA
- the ruvC gene encoding crossover junction endodeoxyribonuclease RuvC, protein MTILGIDPGTRNCGYAIVRIEGQKIRLIEAGLIKMKSEALQYQIPQVCEAIEQIFASHTIDEVAMEDIFYAHNPKSVLKLAQFRGAISLKLLQEYGMFAEYTPLQVKKSLTGKAKAAKEQVAFMVKQILGITKEIKPLDITDAMAVAITHAQRVKLEKNKQK, encoded by the coding sequence ATGACGATTTTGGGAATCGATCCGGGTACACGCAACTGCGGATACGCCATTGTGAGAATCGAAGGGCAGAAAATACGCCTGATCGAAGCGGGACTGATTAAAATGAAAAGCGAAGCGCTGCAGTACCAGATACCCCAGGTGTGCGAGGCGATAGAGCAGATTTTCGCTTCACACACGATCGACGAGGTGGCGATGGAAGATATTTTTTATGCCCACAACCCCAAGAGTGTTCTGAAACTGGCCCAGTTTCGCGGCGCGATATCGCTCAAACTTTTGCAAGAATACGGGATGTTTGCCGAATATACGCCGCTACAGGTCAAAAAATCGCTGACGGGAAAAGCCAAAGCGGCCAAAGAACAGGTGGCATTTATGGTAAAACAGATTTTGGGAATTACGAAAGAGATCAAGCCGCTTGACATTACCGACGCAATGGCCGTAGCGATTACCCACGCGCAGCGGGTCAAACTCGAAAAAAACAAGCAGAAGTGA
- a CDS encoding EAL domain-containing protein, whose product MTYTEQKERSHRFVLALRIGLPVFLLIVLTLFTLLSKWTETMFESFVLMSITMLVFIVYFILYLIYQSSRENITDPLTHTFTAEYFFKFFDKNVQKGVRTLMMISVENLWFINERYGIKNGDRALVDVVEKVNLFFAEKGFEKLPVCRYRGGVFLLLFPGEKENYVPVLELFLSKYQNFVRNEIEIRLEAVMADTRLTNDAELLVSRLYELHNERTKIEKEEDYPINELEKEVVDALEEKRFSIGFWPIDTDEGELYDTAVKMVDSKGKLIHQSRYVPILNRLNLMRGFESAILEEIGSLCVDSNKRFVISVSPTTLRNPHFFEHALTLFERRPAARGAIVLMFEEKEYFHQMERFSQQVAHYRKAGYRIGLDRLGGYHTTMLYLKELDVDVARFDPLYSRHIREEKHQNLLQGLNLGAHLCGVKTWISMIEDEEGDRIARSLKINYRQGNYLGKILTTKDIQG is encoded by the coding sequence ATGACCTATACCGAGCAAAAAGAACGTTCCCACCGCTTCGTACTTGCGTTGCGGATCGGGCTTCCCGTCTTTTTGCTCATCGTTCTGACCCTTTTTACCCTTCTGAGCAAATGGACCGAAACGATGTTCGAATCGTTTGTGCTGATGTCCATCACAATGCTCGTTTTCATTGTCTATTTTATTTTGTACCTGATTTACCAGAGCAGCCGCGAAAACATCACCGACCCGCTGACCCATACGTTTACCGCCGAGTATTTTTTCAAGTTTTTCGATAAAAACGTCCAAAAAGGGGTCCGGACACTCATGATGATCAGCGTCGAAAACCTGTGGTTCATCAACGAGCGTTACGGGATTAAAAACGGGGATAGGGCACTTGTTGACGTAGTGGAGAAGGTAAACCTGTTTTTCGCCGAAAAAGGGTTTGAGAAACTTCCGGTATGCCGATACCGCGGGGGGGTGTTTCTCCTATTGTTTCCGGGGGAAAAAGAGAATTATGTCCCGGTTTTGGAACTTTTTTTGAGCAAATACCAGAACTTTGTCCGCAACGAGATCGAAATACGCCTCGAAGCGGTAATGGCCGACACGCGGCTGACGAATGACGCCGAGCTGCTTGTCAGCCGTTTGTACGAGCTTCACAACGAACGGACGAAAATCGAAAAAGAAGAAGATTATCCGATCAACGAACTCGAAAAAGAGGTGGTCGATGCGCTCGAGGAAAAACGGTTCAGCATCGGGTTTTGGCCCATCGATACAGACGAAGGGGAACTATACGACACTGCCGTAAAAATGGTCGATTCCAAAGGAAAACTGATCCATCAGAGCCGGTACGTTCCGATTCTCAACCGTCTGAATCTCATGCGCGGATTCGAGAGCGCGATACTCGAGGAAATCGGAAGCCTGTGCGTCGATTCGAACAAACGCTTTGTTATCAGTGTATCCCCCACAACGCTCCGAAATCCCCATTTCTTCGAACACGCACTCACCCTTTTCGAGCGTCGCCCCGCTGCCCGAGGCGCGATAGTTTTGATGTTCGAGGAAAAAGAGTATTTTCACCAGATGGAGCGCTTTTCCCAGCAAGTCGCCCATTACCGCAAAGCGGGTTATAGAATCGGGCTGGATCGGCTGGGGGGATATCACACGACGATGCTTTATCTCAAAGAGCTCGATGTCGACGTCGCCCGTTTCGATCCCCTCTACAGCCGCCACATACGGGAAGAAAAACATCAGAACCTTTTGCAGGGGCTTAACCTCGGCGCCCATCTGTGCGGCGTCAAAACCTGGATCTCCATGATCGAGGACGAAGAGGGTGACCGGATTGCGCGGTCGCTCAAAATCAACTACCGCCAGGGAAATTATCTCGGTAAAATTTTAACTACGAAAGACATTCAAGGATGA
- the dnaN gene encoding DNA polymerase III subunit beta, with translation MKITVDKPVLENILLHLQPFLEKKDTSQITSHILLSTDGRTLFAKATDYEIGLSMQTNSLNVEEPGSVTANGKKLLDIVRILKDEEIELELERDTLHIRQKRSNFKLPTYKSSEFPSFPSTENKPNIAVNSHILIESLKKITPAADTNNPKFELNGALIDIRSNQINFVSTDTRRLALVHIDSQSDHELSIIVPKKAIIEIQKLFSENIEIYYDNTHLIIKSEDSLFFTKLINGKFPDYTRIIPKECQRSITLPKSAIVTAIKQITTISNDLKLTFQKDAILFESLSDDNIEAKTAVEIENGFDVPFILAINSRYILDFLGQINTPDFILEANESNQPFVLRENNFKTIVMPIVI, from the coding sequence ATGAAAATTACCGTTGACAAACCGGTGCTCGAAAATATATTGCTGCATTTGCAGCCGTTTCTTGAAAAGAAAGACACTTCCCAAATCACCTCCCATATTCTCTTGAGCACGGACGGACGGACGTTATTCGCCAAAGCCACCGATTACGAGATCGGGCTCTCCATGCAAACCAATTCTTTGAACGTCGAAGAACCCGGCTCCGTAACCGCTAACGGTAAAAAACTCCTCGACATCGTCCGTATCCTCAAAGACGAAGAGATCGAACTCGAACTCGAACGTGATACGCTTCACATCCGTCAGAAACGTTCCAACTTCAAACTCCCTACCTACAAAAGCAGCGAGTTCCCTTCCTTCCCCTCAACGGAAAACAAACCCAATATTGCGGTCAATTCCCATATCCTGATTGAATCGCTTAAAAAAATCACCCCGGCTGCCGATACGAACAATCCGAAATTCGAACTCAACGGGGCTCTTATCGATATCCGTTCCAACCAGATCAATTTCGTCTCAACCGATACCAGACGTCTGGCCCTCGTTCACATCGACAGCCAAAGCGATCATGAACTTTCGATCATCGTTCCGAAAAAAGCGATCATCGAGATCCAGAAACTCTTTTCCGAAAACATCGAGATATACTACGACAACACCCATTTGATCATCAAATCCGAAGACTCTCTTTTCTTTACCAAACTGATCAACGGCAAATTCCCCGATTACACCCGTATCATCCCCAAAGAGTGTCAGCGGAGTATAACGTTGCCCAAAAGCGCGATTGTCACCGCGATCAAGCAGATCACGACCATTTCGAACGACCTGAAACTGACTTTCCAGAAAGACGCCATTTTGTTCGAAAGTCTCAGTGACGACAACATCGAAGCCAAAACAGCCGTCGAAATCGAAAACGGCTTCGACGTCCCTTTCATCCTCGCGATCAACAGCCGTTACATCCTCGATTTTCTCGGACAGATCAACACCCCCGATTTTATCCTCGAAGCCAATGAATCAAACCAGCCTTTCGTACTACGCGAAAACAACTTCAAAACGATCGTTATGCCGATCGTCATTTAA
- the dnaA gene encoding chromosomal replication initiator protein DnaA: MNSIGKQVLNALKNEISEIDYQRYIRQLEFNENDSKSNLAVFHAPNPLIANWIRTKFADKISHLFEIKTGVRPAVSIVVKTSTAATPHNVAVAVPSERPSGGSLLNPSYTFQNFVIGGSNQFAYISAKAVSEKPGIVYNPLFIYGGVGLGKTHLMQAVGNVMLSEGKTVIYTSVEQFLNDFLRHLNNKTMDRFKDKYRKCDLLLIDDIQFLSGKNQLQEEFFHTFEALRNENKQIIITSDKHPKKIGGIEERLISRFEWGLVADIQPPELETKIEIIKKKCEINRVKLDRDVINYVATIIENNTREIEGILSKLNAYSQLMGVDITIEFARNVLKEQMAEKRSNITIDLIMDTVAKELNVKSSEIRSKSRNSNIVYARRIAIYLSRSLTPNSMPQLAQYFGMKDHTAVSHTMKKIQELMKNDEDFRIKIEELSNKVSTVTDE, encoded by the coding sequence ATGAACTCTATCGGAAAACAAGTATTGAACGCACTGAAAAACGAAATCAGCGAAATCGATTACCAGCGTTACATCCGGCAGCTCGAATTCAACGAAAACGATTCCAAAAGCAATCTGGCCGTTTTTCACGCCCCCAATCCGCTGATCGCCAACTGGATCCGTACAAAGTTCGCCGATAAGATTTCCCATCTTTTCGAAATCAAAACCGGGGTTAGACCCGCCGTCTCGATCGTCGTTAAAACCTCAACCGCCGCAACTCCCCACAATGTCGCCGTTGCCGTCCCCTCAGAGCGCCCCAGCGGCGGATCGCTCCTCAATCCTTCCTATACGTTTCAAAACTTCGTTATCGGAGGATCGAACCAGTTTGCCTACATTTCGGCCAAAGCGGTGAGCGAAAAACCAGGGATCGTCTACAATCCCCTCTTCATCTACGGCGGCGTCGGGCTTGGAAAAACCCACCTGATGCAGGCGGTCGGGAACGTGATGCTCTCGGAAGGAAAGACCGTCATCTACACCTCGGTCGAACAGTTTCTGAACGATTTTCTCCGTCACCTCAACAATAAAACGATGGACCGTTTCAAAGACAAATACCGCAAATGCGACCTTCTTCTCATCGACGATATCCAGTTTTTGAGCGGTAAGAACCAGCTGCAGGAAGAGTTTTTTCACACCTTCGAAGCGCTCCGGAACGAAAACAAGCAGATCATCATCACCTCGGACAAACATCCCAAAAAGATCGGTGGAATCGAAGAACGCCTCATCAGCCGTTTCGAATGGGGACTGGTCGCGGACATCCAGCCTCCCGAACTCGAGACGAAAATCGAAATCATCAAGAAAAAATGCGAAATCAACCGGGTCAAGCTCGACCGCGACGTTATCAATTACGTCGCGACGATCATCGAGAACAACACCCGCGAAATCGAAGGGATCCTCTCGAAACTCAACGCCTATTCCCAGCTCATGGGGGTGGACATCACCATCGAATTCGCCCGAAACGTCCTCAAAGAACAAATGGCCGAAAAACGGAGCAACATTACAATCGATCTTATCATGGATACCGTCGCCAAAGAGCTCAATGTCAAATCCAGCGAAATCCGCTCGAAAAGCCGTAACAGCAACATCGTCTATGCCCGCCGCATCGCCATCTACCTCTCCCGTTCCCTCACCCCAAACTCGATGCCGCAGCTGGCGCAGTACTTCGGGATGAAAGACCACACCGCCGTCAGCCATACAATGAAGAAAATCCAGGAGCTGATGAAAAACGACGAGGATTTCCGCATCAAGATCGAAGAGCTCTCCAATAAAGTCTCGACGGTAACCGACGAATAA
- a CDS encoding RluA family pseudouridine synthase, with protein MPFVVKKLHAPTKQKAFLFLMKELGYTQKEAQRLIAKGRVFVEGNVMDNQAGFVEGDFEFVCFEPLSKGLTPTFVANDFAIYDKPSGLIVHPQNRYTPYSLNDEIKHRFGQDANITHRIDQETSGLVLAARNKTSERVLKMMFEEREITKHYLALVRGKLDHPIDIREPLLRREDQSSIVRMIVRVHPEGKPSRTFITPLEYFPDIDATLVEASPLTGRQHQIRVHLFHVKHPIIGDPIYGQNETDAVRFLDKEMGEEERFKNTGATRLLLHAYSLEFEYGSNPYRIVSREDFVRECFEAMKLTPPL; from the coding sequence TTGCCTTTCGTCGTTAAAAAGCTCCACGCTCCCACAAAACAAAAAGCGTTTCTCTTCCTGATGAAAGAGTTGGGCTATACCCAAAAAGAGGCGCAGCGTCTGATTGCAAAAGGAAGAGTGTTTGTCGAAGGCAATGTGATGGATAATCAAGCAGGGTTTGTGGAAGGGGATTTCGAGTTCGTCTGTTTTGAGCCGTTATCCAAAGGACTCACCCCGACGTTTGTCGCTAACGATTTCGCTATTTACGACAAACCAAGCGGCCTCATCGTCCATCCCCAGAACCGTTACACGCCCTACTCGCTCAACGACGAGATCAAGCACCGTTTCGGGCAGGATGCTAACATCACCCATCGGATCGACCAGGAGACGAGCGGTCTTGTTTTGGCCGCCCGTAACAAAACTAGTGAACGCGTTTTAAAGATGATGTTCGAAGAGCGAGAGATAACGAAACACTACCTGGCGTTAGTCAGAGGTAAGCTGGACCATCCCATTGACATACGAGAGCCGTTGCTGCGTCGTGAAGACCAAAGCAGTATCGTACGTATGATCGTCCGCGTTCATCCCGAAGGCAAACCCTCGCGCACGTTCATCACTCCACTGGAATATTTTCCCGACATCGACGCGACTCTTGTCGAAGCCTCACCACTCACCGGACGTCAGCACCAGATACGGGTCCATTTGTTTCACGTGAAACATCCGATCATCGGCGATCCGATTTACGGGCAGAATGAAACCGATGCGGTACGATTTCTGGATAAGGAGATGGGCGAGGAAGAGCGGTTTAAAAACACCGGGGCAACCCGGCTGCTATTGCATGCGTATTCGCTCGAATTCGAATACGGTTCCAACCCGTACCGCATCGTTTCGCGCGAAGATTTCGTCAGAGAATGTTTCGAAGCGATGAAACTTACTCCCCCCCTCTGA
- the purB gene encoding adenylosuccinate lyase, whose protein sequence is MVERYAREEMKNKWTMQAKYQAWLDVEKAVVKAWNRLGLIPDEDAQKIVKNAGFSVERIDEIEAVTKHDLIAFTTSVSETLGEESRWFHYGMTSSDTVDTAVALQMKDSLALIIEDVKMVMESIKKRAMEHKMTLMVGRSHGIHGEPITFGLVLAVWYDEMARHLKNLEETMEVISVGQVSGAMGNFAHAPLELEEYACEELGLKPAPASNQVIQRDRYARLATSLALVASSIEKFAVQVRHWQRTEVYECEEFFSKGQKGSSAMPHKRNPILTENITGLARMIRAYAIPAMENVALWHERDISHSSTERFWLPDAFITSDFMLHRFNSVIANLVVYPENMMKNLNLTGGLVFSQRVLLELPLKGVSREDAYRIVQRNAMKVWEGLQQGKSAINEKGESLYLQYLLEDEELRQSLSEEAIRDCFDYGYYTKNVDKIFARVFK, encoded by the coding sequence ATGGTAGAACGTTACGCCCGTGAAGAGATGAAAAACAAATGGACGATGCAGGCCAAATATCAGGCGTGGCTCGACGTCGAAAAAGCGGTAGTCAAAGCATGGAACCGTTTGGGACTGATCCCCGATGAAGATGCCCAAAAGATTGTCAAAAATGCGGGATTCAGCGTTGAGCGGATTGATGAGATCGAGGCAGTGACCAAACACGACCTGATTGCGTTCACGACATCAGTTTCCGAAACTCTGGGAGAAGAGAGCCGCTGGTTCCACTACGGGATGACCTCTTCGGACACGGTCGATACCGCAGTTGCCCTGCAGATGAAAGATTCGCTCGCCCTGATTATCGAAGACGTTAAAATGGTGATGGAATCGATCAAGAAACGGGCAATGGAACACAAAATGACGTTGATGGTCGGACGCAGCCACGGGATTCACGGCGAGCCGATTACATTCGGTCTGGTACTGGCCGTCTGGTACGACGAGATGGCCCGCCATCTCAAAAATCTCGAAGAGACGATGGAAGTGATTTCGGTCGGTCAGGTATCAGGCGCGATGGGGAATTTCGCCCACGCTCCGCTCGAACTCGAAGAGTATGCGTGCGAGGAGCTGGGACTCAAACCCGCTCCCGCATCCAACCAGGTAATCCAGCGCGACCGCTATGCACGTCTGGCGACTTCACTCGCCCTCGTCGCCAGCTCGATCGAAAAATTCGCCGTCCAGGTACGCCACTGGCAGCGGACCGAAGTGTACGAGTGCGAGGAATTTTTCTCCAAAGGGCAGAAAGGTTCCTCGGCGATGCCGCATAAGCGTAATCCGATCCTGACGGAGAATATCACGGGACTTGCACGGATGATTCGTGCGTATGCGATCCCTGCGATGGAAAACGTCGCGTTGTGGCATGAGCGTGACATCTCGCACAGTTCTACGGAACGTTTCTGGCTCCCCGATGCGTTTATCACTTCTGATTTCATGCTGCACCGTTTTAACAGTGTAATCGCAAACCTTGTCGTTTATCCGGAGAACATGATGAAAAATCTGAATCTTACCGGTGGGCTTGTGTTCTCTCAGCGGGTACTGCTGGAGCTTCCGCTCAAAGGTGTGAGCCGTGAGGACGCTTACCGGATCGTCCAGCGCAACGCGATGAAAGTGTGGGAAGGGTTGCAGCAGGGCAAAAGTGCGATCAATGAGAAAGGGGAGAGCCTCTATCTGCAGTATCTGCTTGAAGACGAAGAGCTGCGCCAGAGTTTGAGTGAAGAGGCGATCCGCGATTGTTTCGACTATGGCTACTACACCAAAAATGTTGATAAAATTTTCGCGCGGGTGTTCAAGTAA